In Strigops habroptila isolate Jane chromosome 6, bStrHab1.2.pri, whole genome shotgun sequence, a single genomic region encodes these proteins:
- the PEX13 gene encoding peroxisome biogenesis factor 13: MASQPPPPKPWENRRLAGAVAPAFQSADLGDNLLTRPGPPTAARIPPPILPRPSHQTGSSSLSTFRPAYSSSFSPGYGSYGTSFYGSYSPYSYGYGGLGYNRFRADDIPPSRFVQQAEESSRGAFQSIESIVHAFASVSMMMDATFSAVYNSFRAVLDVANHFSRLKVHFTKVFSAFALVRTIKYLYQRLQRLLGLRKSSENEDLWAESEGTVARVGLEDKAANSAKSWPIFLFFAVIMGGPYLIWKLLSTYSDEETVSSNWASGEDDHVVGRAEYDFNALSEEEISFRAGDMLKLAPKEQQPKIRGWLLASYDGQTTGLVPANYIKILGKRRGRKTMDLERITEQRQAFPSTSARGSTAAVTLEEQEAAFDSVFAGSNKVPVASDSTVVSGEKQEL; the protein is encoded by the exons GTCTGCTGACTTGGGTGACAACCTGCTGACCAGACCTGGACCACCCACGGCTGCACGAATACCTCCACCTATTTTGCCAAGACCATCGCACCAAACGGGCAGCAGTAGTCTGAGCACTTTCAGGCCAGCATATAGTagttctttttctccaggctaTGGTTCATATGGAACCTCTTTTTATGGAAGCTATAGTCCTTACAGTTATGGATATGGTGGTTTGGGTTATAACCGCTTTCGTGCAGATGATATTCCTCCCAGCAGGTTTGTTCAGCAGGCtgaagagagcagcagaggtgcATTTCAGTCCATTGAAAGTATTGTGCATGCCTTTGCCTCAGTCAGCATGATGATGGATGCTACCTTTTCAGCTGTGTACAACAGtttcagagctgtgctggatGTAGCCAACCACTTCTCCCGCCTCAAAGTACACTTCACAAaggttttttcagcttttgctttagtGAGAACTATAAAGTATCTCTATCAACGCCTGCAGAGGTTACTAGGTCTGCGGAAGAGCTCTGAAAATGAGGATTTGTGGGCTGAAAGTGAGGGGACAGTGGCTCGTGTTGGCCTTGAAGACAAGGCGGCTAACTCTGCAAAATCCTGGcccattttcttgttctttgcgGTTATAATGGGAGGTCCCTATCTCATTTGGAAACTGCTTTCTACCTACAGTGATGAAGAAACAG TGTCTAGTAACTGGGCGAGTGGAGAAGATGATCATGTAGTTGGAAGAGCAGAATATGACTTCAATGCTCtctcagaagaagaaatttctttcCGTGCTGGTGACATGCTAAAATTAGCACCCAAAG aacaACAACCCAAAATCCGTGGTTGGCTTTTGGCTAGTTATGATGGCCAAACAACAGGACTTGTGCCAGCTAATTACATCAAAATCCTGGGCAAAAGAAGAGGTAGGAAAACAATGGACCTGGAAAGGATTACAGAGCAACGGCAAGCCTTTCCCAGCACATCTGCTAGAGGAtccactgctgctgtgactTTAGAGGAGCAGGAAGCTGCTTTTGATTCTGTTTTTGCTGGAAGTAATAAAGTTCCTGTTGCATCTGACTCCACTGTGGTTAGTGGAGAGAAGCAGGAACTCTAA